The window GCAGAAGTGGGGGGAGCAGGGTAGCGGTACAGCTGATCCGGCAGGTGCCGGCAGCAATAGCGGGAAGGCAGGCGGAGCAGCGGATGGAACAACTGCAGGAGCAGCTGCCGGTTCAACACTGTCTTCCGGCAAGTGGGGTATTCCCCGTCTGTCACTTACGGAATGGAGCGACAGCTATGCAGCTGATCTGCCGGCACCTGTTGATGAGTGGGTCAGATCTGCCGTGCAGCGCGCAGAGGGGCCGCTGCAGGAGCTTCAGGCTGAGGCGTCGCAGTCTGTGCTTGACCTTGCACTTAAGCCTCTGGTCAAGCCGTATCTGGCTACAGATTGGCTGGAATATGACCGGCTTCATGTCTCCAATGTCACCGTTCCGGAGCTGAAGAACGGCACACGCCCCTACTTCGGACTTGTCGTCAGCTACGAGCTGCCGATGAAAGTGCCTTTTTTGAATCGGAGTATCGTTCTTGAAGCCAGCGCGGTAGAACGGCTCTGGATAGGGAATACCGATGCTGCAGGGCAGAGCGGGAATGCCGGAGAGGGCGGGGAGCATGGCTCGATCGTAATACTGGACAAGCCGAATCCCGGAGTTGCCAATCATCAAGGCAGGATCCGGGTCAAGGTTCCGCCGGGAGCATCGGCTAACTTGTCCATTTTCTATAAGAGCGGCCAGAGTACGGCGAAATATTTGGGCTGGAAGCAGGCAGACGAAGCCGGATATATCGAATGGGAGTGGAAAATCGGGGTAAATACGACGCCGGGTTCCTGGCCCTTTGTAATCACTCTGGACGATGGGACCAGCCTGGAAGCAACTTTTACAGTAGTGAAATGATACAGCGGAAGAAGGCGAATTGCAGATGGCGGAGTGGGCTTTTTGGGGCTGCCTGTTCTTTCTGGGGGCGGCATTCATCACGGATTTGCGGCGGATGCGGATACCGAACTGGATCTCCGTGCTTGCTTTGATGACAGGGCTATGTTCAAGGGGATTCATTTACGGCTGGCATGGATTGCTGTTTGCACTTTGTGGTGCATCCGCGGGTTTTGCCGTCCTGCTGCTCATGTATTTCATGGGAGCGGTGGGTGCTGGGGATGTGAAGCTTTTTGCTGGAATTGGGGCCTGGCTGGGGGTATGGTTCTCACTGCAGGTAATTATGTATTCCGTTTTGTTCGGCGCAGTGATCGGTTGGATCATTTTGCTGGCCCGAAGAGAGACAGGCAGGCGCATGCGCAACGTTATCAGCAGGACCGCCGGATTTCTGCTGCTGCGTAATCCCGCATTATTAAGAAGCGGAAAGGACAGCGAGATGCTAAGGTTTCCTTTTATGCTGGCTGTTCTTCCGGGATATTTATGCGCCTATGTCTACCTTTAGATTAGGAGGTGATGCTTGTTGTTCGGACTAAAGCGTGATTTTATACAACAGGATGGTATATCGATGCAGTTGGGGAGCCCTGACGGATTGTCGGCTGCAGAGCTTAACATGGTTCAGGCCAGGATGCTGATGAATACGGTTATTCCCCATCATCTGCGTTTGCTGCTAAGGGAGGTTGATCTGCAGGTTACCCTGGAATATGCTGTCTCCCGCCGTAAAATGCTCAGTCATCTGCTGAAAAGTGAAAGACTGGGTATGGCCGATTTCTTTGGACTGCTGCTGCAGATTACCCGGGGGATTGAAGAGGGCAGGCTGTATATGCTGCGGGCGGAGCAGTACGCACTGCATGAGGACTATATTTTTGTAGATGGGTCACTAAGCAGCGGCAAGGTATATCTAACTTACATACCCTTGCAGTCTGAAAGGCTGCAGGCACCACCTGGAGAGAGCATGAAGTCTCTGATCATGGTGCTTATGGCATCGGTCACAGAGCTTTCCGGAAGCGGGGTCCAAAGACTGCTGCAGTACTGCGGCAGTGAGGATTTCACCATGGCAGGACTCAAAGCGCTTCTGGCAGAGCTGCTGGCTGACGGAATTCCTGTGAGTAGACCCTCCGGAAATACAGATTCTGCTCCGCCGGCTGCAGAGACAATGATAAATCATAACCCACAGGTGATTGCAGCGGTGGAACCAGCTGTGCCGCAGAGATGGTCGTTCACTCAGCCGCAGGTGGACGCAACCATGGCTGGGCAGATTGAAGCTCCATGGAGCAATTCTTTGCCTAAACTCAGATTAAAGGAAGACTCGGACTCGCTTGGTCCTGCAGATACCGTGAATGACGGGAACTTACCTTCCTCCAATAGAACTTATGCTGCATTAGGCGCTGTTTTGGTAGATGCGTTGTTGTGGAAGTTTCTTTATTTGGATCATGCGCTCATGATCTGGTTAATTGTTTGCCTTACAGCGACCTTAATACTGGGAATTCTGTGCTGGATGGTATGGAGTGAAAGATTGACGTTCGGGCGGAATAAGGTGGAGGCTGATAACGAGGAAGAACCTGAGCCGGAAGAGGGAAGGTTAGATAAACACAGGCAGAGCCGCAAGCCGAAGAAGGAGCTGGAGTGGGATTTTGGCAGAAATCCGCAAGTGCCTGTTCGTCCCCTGGCTCCATTCAGGACCGGACGGGAGCCGGCTGCACCGGTTTACCCGGATATTGAGGATATGCGGCACAGGACGGCAGCGGAGGGCAAACATCAACCTGCTCCGGAAGCGGCAACAGCGCTGCTGACGCGAAGCGATGCTCCAGGTAAGGAATGGGAGAAGGCAGAGCGGGCACACGCAGCTCCTTATCTTGAACGAATCCAGA of the Paenibacillus pedocola genome contains:
- a CDS encoding A24 family peptidase — translated: MAEWAFWGCLFFLGAAFITDLRRMRIPNWISVLALMTGLCSRGFIYGWHGLLFALCGASAGFAVLLLMYFMGAVGAGDVKLFAGIGAWLGVWFSLQVIMYSVLFGAVIGWIILLARRETGRRMRNVISRTAGFLLLRNPALLRSGKDSEMLRFPFMLAVLPGYLCAYVYL
- a CDS encoding TadE/TadG family type IV pilus assembly protein, yielding MKHWYQQRRCKHQDEGSMVVEAAMVLPMFLLFVLFLIFIVQMTLYSTALQSTASDTVKMISTHIYPAALAAQKWGEQGSGTADPAGAGSNSGKAGGAADGTTAGAAAGSTLSSGKWGIPRLSLTEWSDSYAADLPAPVDEWVRSAVQRAEGPLQELQAEASQSVLDLALKPLVKPYLATDWLEYDRLHVSNVTVPELKNGTRPYFGLVVSYELPMKVPFLNRSIVLEASAVERLWIGNTDAAGQSGNAGEGGEHGSIVILDKPNPGVANHQGRIRVKVPPGASANLSIFYKSGQSTAKYLGWKQADEAGYIEWEWKIGVNTTPGSWPFVITLDDGTSLEATFTVVK
- a CDS encoding DUF6382 domain-containing protein, encoding MQLGSPDGLSAAELNMVQARMLMNTVIPHHLRLLLREVDLQVTLEYAVSRRKMLSHLLKSERLGMADFFGLLLQITRGIEEGRLYMLRAEQYALHEDYIFVDGSLSSGKVYLTYIPLQSERLQAPPGESMKSLIMVLMASVTELSGSGVQRLLQYCGSEDFTMAGLKALLAELLADGIPVSRPSGNTDSAPPAAETMINHNPQVIAAVEPAVPQRWSFTQPQVDATMAGQIEAPWSNSLPKLRLKEDSDSLGPADTVNDGNLPSSNRTYAALGAVLVDALLWKFLYLDHALMIWLIVCLTATLILGILCWMVWSERLTFGRNKVEADNEEEPEPEEGRLDKHRQSRKPKKELEWDFGRNPQVPVRPLAPFRTGREPAAPVYPDIEDMRHRTAAEGKHQPAPEAATALLTRSDAPGKEWEKAERAHAAPYLERIQTDEGDIRERIELNRASFIIGRSPEVAQYVEKSEGASRVHAEISRGPAGYILKDLDSRNGTLYQGAPMIPYKEYPLTEGSVFTIVKGCYTFRSA